From the Streptomyces syringium genome, one window contains:
- a CDS encoding sugar phosphate isomerase/epimerase family protein — MKLAFSTLAVPGLPVPEVVRLAGAYGYDGVELRAHPEEPVHPGTGAAERDRVAGEFAEAGVRILAVAGYARVAAEQADEVVLGELEELIRLAGDLGAAYVRVFPGGGDLPAAEADALAARRLGAVAPLAADRDVRVLLETHDSHPRAADTARVLGPVGHPSVGAVWDVLHTWLGGEEPAVSFPAVAPHLGYVQVKDVASAEDPAPLALGSGVLPLGACVGELSRAGWDGWLSWEYEKRWHPHTADFAQLAGPGRQYLLGLLAGAGSG; from the coding sequence ATGAAGCTGGCCTTCTCCACCCTCGCCGTGCCCGGTCTGCCCGTACCGGAGGTGGTGCGGCTCGCGGGCGCGTACGGCTACGACGGCGTGGAGCTGCGGGCCCACCCGGAGGAACCCGTGCACCCCGGGACCGGGGCCGCGGAGCGGGACCGGGTGGCCGGGGAGTTCGCGGAGGCAGGGGTGCGGATCCTGGCCGTGGCCGGGTACGCACGGGTGGCCGCGGAGCAGGCCGACGAGGTGGTGCTCGGCGAGCTGGAGGAGCTGATCCGGCTCGCCGGGGACCTCGGCGCGGCGTACGTGCGGGTCTTCCCCGGAGGCGGCGATCTGCCGGCGGCGGAGGCCGACGCGCTCGCGGCCCGCCGGCTCGGGGCCGTCGCGCCGCTCGCCGCCGACAGGGACGTCCGGGTGCTGCTGGAGACGCACGACTCGCACCCCCGGGCCGCCGACACCGCCCGGGTCCTCGGTCCCGTCGGGCACCCCAGCGTCGGCGCGGTGTGGGACGTGCTGCACACCTGGCTCGGCGGCGAGGAACCGGCCGTCAGCTTCCCGGCGGTCGCCCCGCACCTGGGCTATGTGCAGGTCAAGGACGTCGCCTCGGCCGAGGATCCGGCCCCGCTCGCCCTCGGCTCGGGGGTGCTGCCGCTGGGTGCCTGCGTGGGCGAGCTCAGCCGGGCGGGCTGGGACGGCTGGCTCAGCTGGGAGTACGAGAAGCGCTGGCATCCGCACACGGCCGACTTCGCCCAGCTGGCCGGGCCGGGACGGCAGTATCTGCTGGGCCTGCTCGCCGGCGCCGGATCGGGCTGA
- a CDS encoding TetR/AcrR family transcriptional regulator, protein MTVETKERLIAAAGTVLRTQGYGKASARTIAKEAGVNSALVFYHFGGVDPLLFAALDRSSAERMALHSATVAHAATLEELAEAATRIYRDDLAGGHLTLFSELVAAAVAKPELREGIRARAEPWQDFIEETLERVIGGTPLARLTPPRDLANAAIAFYLGANLFSVLDTDHSRTESVFAMIRRLAPRAKLLTLRLPGRGRAARPASGGTAQGLSGGSSAAGPSLPPLA, encoded by the coding sequence ATGACGGTGGAGACCAAGGAACGACTGATCGCCGCTGCGGGGACGGTGCTCCGGACGCAGGGGTACGGCAAGGCCAGTGCCCGGACGATCGCCAAGGAGGCCGGGGTCAACTCGGCCCTGGTCTTCTATCACTTCGGCGGCGTCGACCCGCTGCTGTTCGCGGCCCTCGACCGCTCCTCCGCCGAGCGGATGGCCCTGCACAGCGCCACCGTCGCGCACGCCGCCACCCTGGAGGAGCTCGCCGAGGCCGCCACCCGCATCTACCGCGACGACCTGGCGGGCGGCCATCTGACGCTCTTCAGCGAACTGGTCGCCGCCGCCGTCGCCAAGCCGGAGCTGCGCGAGGGCATCAGGGCACGGGCCGAGCCGTGGCAGGACTTCATCGAGGAGACCCTGGAGCGGGTCATCGGCGGCACCCCGCTGGCCCGGCTCACCCCGCCGCGCGACCTCGCGAACGCGGCGATCGCCTTCTACCTCGGGGCCAACCTCTTCAGCGTGCTGGACACCGACCACTCCCGTACGGAGTCGGTCTTCGCGATGATCCGCCGGCTGGCGCCGCGCGCCAAGCTCCTCACGCTGCGGCTGCCCGGCCGGGGCCGCGCAGCGCGGCCCGCCTCCGGGGGAACCGCTCAGGGCCTGTCCGGCGGATCTTCGGCTGCAGGCCCGTCGTTGCCGCCTCTCGCCTGA
- a CDS encoding IS4 family transposase: MAERVPELAGLGLLTWVYPPGLVDRVVAACGRTEQRRRLLPARLTVYFVLGLALFSPAPYLEVLRHLAEGLRSAGLWGDWRIPAKSSLFRARERLGAEPLRVLFAATARPLAGTGTPGASWRRLRLTAVDGTCWDVADSPANAAEFGRPGNTRKPDRSAFPQVRMAALVECGTHAVLDAELGGCRVGELTLSARLVRSTGPDMLVLADREFLGVPLWRAFTATGAHLLWRVSANRVLPVQQRLADGSWLSRLHAGTDGKKRDPVRVRVIAYGLEGIGPRSGVEEYRLVTDLLDEELYPAAELAAVYCERWEAESVFAEIKTQQRGPRVVLSSKTPEGVRQQIWAHLLVHYALRSLMVRCATAQRTDPDRLSFTDTLRAVRRSVTTSPGVFSP, encoded by the coding sequence ATGGCTGAGCGTGTGCCTGAGCTGGCGGGTCTGGGGTTGTTGACCTGGGTGTATCCGCCGGGCTTGGTGGATCGGGTGGTGGCGGCGTGCGGCCGGACCGAACAGCGCAGACGGCTGTTGCCGGCTCGGCTTACGGTCTATTTCGTGCTGGGTCTGGCGCTGTTCTCCCCGGCGCCGTATCTGGAGGTGCTGAGGCATCTGGCCGAGGGCCTGCGGAGTGCCGGCCTGTGGGGCGACTGGCGGATCCCCGCCAAGTCATCCCTGTTCAGGGCCCGGGAGAGGCTCGGGGCTGAACCGTTGCGGGTGCTGTTCGCCGCCACCGCGAGGCCCTTGGCCGGGACGGGAACACCCGGTGCGTCCTGGCGGCGACTTCGGCTGACGGCAGTGGACGGCACCTGCTGGGACGTCGCCGACTCACCTGCGAATGCTGCGGAGTTCGGCCGTCCGGGCAACACCCGCAAGCCGGACCGGTCGGCGTTCCCGCAGGTACGAATGGCCGCGTTGGTTGAGTGCGGGACGCATGCGGTGCTCGACGCGGAGCTGGGCGGCTGCCGGGTCGGCGAGCTGACCCTGTCGGCCCGGCTGGTGCGCTCAACCGGCCCGGACATGCTCGTGCTCGCCGACCGTGAGTTCCTCGGTGTGCCGTTGTGGCGGGCCTTCACCGCGACCGGTGCCCATCTGCTGTGGCGGGTCTCGGCGAACCGGGTGCTTCCCGTTCAGCAGCGGCTTGCGGACGGCTCCTGGCTCAGCCGCCTGCATGCCGGCACCGACGGGAAGAAGCGTGACCCGGTCCGGGTGCGGGTGATCGCCTACGGGCTCGAAGGAATCGGTCCCCGTTCGGGAGTGGAGGAGTACCGCCTGGTCACCGACCTCCTCGACGAAGAGCTCTACCCCGCAGCGGAGTTGGCCGCCGTGTACTGCGAGCGGTGGGAGGCCGAATCGGTATTCGCCGAGATCAAGACGCAGCAGCGCGGTCCGCGGGTCGTGCTCTCCAGCAAGACGCCCGAGGGTGTGCGCCAGCAGATCTGGGCGCACCTGCTGGTCCACTACGCCCTGCGGTCTCTGATGGTCCGATGCGCCACCGCCCAAAGAACCGATCCGGACCGGCTCTCCTTCACCGACACGCTGCGCGCCGTCCGGCGCAGCGTCACCACCTCGCCAGGTGTCTTTTCCCCCTGA
- a CDS encoding S28 family serine protease, which translates to MRKALRWLLALVVLIGAIGVSGATAGTATAAADPDIKERILKIPGMSFVEEKPYEGYRYLVLNYTQPVDHRNKAKGTFQQRFTLLHKATDRPTVFYTSGYNVSTTPSRSEPTRIVDGNQVSMEYRFFTPSRPQPADWSKLDIWQAATDQHRLYQALKPVYGKNWLATGGSKGGMTATYFRRFYPNDMNGTVAYVAPNDVADKEDSAYDRFFANVGDKACRTQLNSVQREALVRRTEIVARYQKWADDNGQTFKVVGSADKAYENVVLDLVWAFWQYHLQSDCKTVPATNASTDALYKFVDEISGFSAYTDQGLERFTPYYYQAGTQLGAPTFETRHLKGLLRYPGIYQPRSYVPRDIPMRFQRGAMADVDRWVREDSTRMLFVYGQNDPWSGEPFRLGKRAAARDDYRFYAPGGNHGANISQLVADERIKATAEVLEWAGVAPAAVKKDESRAKPLAPYDAKLDRQSVEREQTLRP; encoded by the coding sequence ATGCGCAAGGCGCTCAGATGGCTGCTGGCGCTGGTGGTGCTCATAGGTGCCATCGGTGTCAGCGGTGCGACGGCGGGGACGGCGACGGCCGCCGCCGATCCGGACATCAAGGAACGCATCCTGAAGATTCCCGGGATGAGTTTCGTCGAGGAGAAGCCCTACGAGGGCTACCGCTACCTCGTGCTGAACTACACCCAGCCGGTCGACCACCGGAACAAGGCCAAGGGCACCTTCCAGCAGCGCTTCACGCTGCTGCACAAGGCCACCGACCGGCCGACCGTCTTCTACACGTCCGGGTACAACGTCTCCACGACGCCCAGCCGCAGCGAGCCCACGCGCATCGTCGACGGCAACCAGGTCTCGATGGAGTACCGCTTCTTCACCCCCTCCCGGCCCCAGCCGGCGGACTGGAGCAAGCTCGACATCTGGCAGGCGGCCACCGACCAGCACCGCCTCTACCAGGCCCTCAAGCCGGTCTACGGCAAGAACTGGCTGGCCACCGGCGGCAGCAAGGGCGGCATGACGGCGACGTACTTCCGCCGCTTCTACCCGAACGACATGAACGGCACCGTCGCCTACGTCGCGCCCAACGACGTGGCCGACAAGGAGGACTCGGCCTACGACCGCTTCTTCGCGAACGTCGGCGACAAGGCCTGCCGCACCCAGCTCAACTCGGTCCAGCGCGAGGCGCTCGTCCGCCGCACCGAGATCGTGGCCCGCTACCAGAAGTGGGCCGACGACAACGGCCAGACCTTCAAGGTCGTCGGCAGCGCCGACAAGGCGTACGAGAACGTGGTCCTCGACCTGGTGTGGGCCTTCTGGCAGTACCACCTGCAGAGCGACTGCAAGACCGTCCCCGCGACCAACGCCTCGACGGACGCCCTCTACAAGTTCGTCGACGAGATCTCCGGCTTCTCGGCCTACACCGACCAGGGCCTGGAGCGCTTCACCCCGTACTACTACCAGGCGGGCACCCAGCTCGGTGCGCCCACCTTCGAAACCCGGCACCTCAAGGGCCTCCTTCGGTACCCGGGGATCTACCAGCCGCGCAGCTACGTGCCGCGTGACATCCCGATGCGCTTCCAGCGCGGTGCGATGGCCGACGTGGACCGCTGGGTGCGCGAGGACAGCACCCGGATGCTCTTCGTCTACGGCCAGAACGACCCGTGGAGCGGCGAGCCGTTCCGCCTCGGCAAGCGCGCCGCGGCCCGTGACGACTACCGCTTCTACGCACCGGGCGGCAACCACGGCGCGAACATCTCCCAGCTCGTCGCCGACGAGCGGATCAAGGCCACGGCCGAGGTCCTCGAATGGGCCGGTGTCGCGCCCGCGGCCGTGAAGAAGGACGAGTCGCGCGCCAAGCCGCTCGCCCCCTACGACGCGAAGCTCGACCGCCAGAGTGTCGAGCGGGAGCAGACCCTGCGGCCGTGA
- a CDS encoding ABC transporter ATP-binding protein, translating to MAATDTTGAAEDAGQGWAKRLAHYCWRYRRTVWLALGSSLAGMAVMALVPLIPKLIIDDVIGSHERPLAPWATLLIVAAVVVYGLTYIRRYYGGRLALDVQHDLRTEMFASISRLDGKRQDELSTGQVVGRATSDLQLIQGLLFMLPMMIGNILLFVISLVVMAVLSPLLTVVALAVAPALWFLAQRSRTKLFPATWYAQGQAAAVAGVVDGAVTGVRVVKGFGQEAQEAGKLREVSRRLFAGRLRTVRLNSRYTPALQAVPALGQVAMLALGGWMATRGQVTLGTFVAFSTYLSQLIGPVRMLTMILTVGQQARAGVERVFELIDTEPAVEERTDARALPEDAPATVEFDDVTFGYDPARPVLDGFSLRLEPGETVAVVGASGSGKSTVSLLLPRFYDVTGGAVRVGGHDVRELTLSSLRAAIGLVPEDSFLFSYSVRDNIAYGLPDATDEQIRAAARAAQADGFISDLPDGYDTKVGEQGLTLSGGQRQRIALARAILTDPRLLLLDDATSAVDARVEHEIHEALRGVMAGRTTLLIAHRASTLALADRIAVLDGGRLVDVGTAQELEERCEPYRRLLTDPDTLGGVQQDPAGLTAAPGVTDTAEATAVGHARVDGVTPALWVRKETAGTSAADGMDGSLAGMPATPELLAKVAALPPASDIPDIDEEQAARPEKDYGLRQLLRGFRAPLLVSLLLVTVDAVAGLLLPVLIRHGIDQGVQRAALGAVWVASGLALAVVVGQWAAQVGEMRMTGRTGERVLYALRVKIFAQLQRLGLDYYERELTGKIMTRMTTDVDALSSFLQTGLITAVVSVLTFFGILVALVVIDVQLALVVFATLPLLVVGTVVFRRKSVKAYELARERVGVVNADLQESVAGLRIVQAFRREAVGARRFAERSDGYRQARIRGQWLISVYFPFVQLLSSVAAAAVLIVGAGRVSEGTLTAGALVAYLLYIDLFFAPVQQLSQVFDGYQQATVSLGRVQELLREPTATPVPERPREVRELTGEIVFDDLHFHYGDGEEALAGIGLTIPAGQTVAFVGETGAGKSTLVKMVARFYDPSSGAVLVDGHDLRELDPTGYRHRLGVVPQEPYLFPGTVRDAIAYGRSDASDAEVEAAARAVGAHEMIATLEDGYLHEVTERGRNLSAGQRQLIALARAELVDPDILLLDEATAALDLATESLVNQATDRLAGKRTTLVVAHRLTTAARADRVVVLDHGRVVEDGTHSELLALDGRYAELWRTFTGEAVPAYRAGVVG from the coding sequence GTGGCGGCGACGGATACGACCGGTGCGGCGGAAGACGCCGGTCAGGGCTGGGCGAAACGGCTCGCTCACTACTGTTGGCGATACCGCCGCACGGTATGGCTCGCCCTGGGCTCCTCGCTCGCCGGCATGGCCGTCATGGCCCTCGTCCCGCTGATACCCAAGCTCATCATCGACGACGTCATCGGCTCCCACGAGCGTCCCCTCGCCCCCTGGGCCACGCTCCTGATCGTCGCCGCGGTCGTCGTCTACGGCCTGACCTACATCCGCCGCTACTACGGCGGCCGGCTCGCGCTCGACGTGCAGCACGACCTGCGGACCGAGATGTTCGCCTCCATCTCCCGGCTCGACGGCAAGCGGCAGGACGAACTCTCCACCGGCCAGGTCGTCGGCCGGGCCACCAGCGACCTCCAGCTGATCCAGGGCCTGCTGTTCATGCTGCCGATGATGATCGGCAACATCCTGCTCTTCGTCATCTCCCTCGTCGTGATGGCGGTCCTCTCCCCGCTGCTCACCGTCGTCGCCCTCGCCGTCGCCCCCGCGCTGTGGTTCCTCGCCCAGCGCAGCCGCACCAAGCTCTTCCCCGCCACCTGGTACGCCCAGGGCCAGGCCGCCGCCGTCGCGGGCGTCGTGGACGGTGCCGTCACGGGCGTGCGGGTCGTCAAGGGCTTCGGCCAGGAGGCGCAGGAGGCCGGCAAGCTCCGCGAGGTCAGCCGCAGGCTCTTCGCCGGGCGGCTGCGGACCGTGCGGCTCAACTCCCGCTACACCCCCGCCCTCCAGGCCGTCCCCGCCCTCGGCCAGGTCGCCATGCTCGCCCTCGGCGGCTGGATGGCCACCCGCGGCCAGGTCACCCTCGGCACGTTCGTCGCCTTCTCCACGTACCTCTCCCAGCTCATCGGTCCGGTACGGATGCTGACCATGATCCTGACCGTCGGTCAGCAGGCCCGCGCCGGAGTCGAGCGCGTCTTCGAACTCATCGACACCGAACCGGCCGTCGAGGAGCGCACGGACGCCCGCGCGCTGCCCGAGGACGCCCCCGCCACCGTCGAATTCGACGACGTCACCTTCGGCTACGACCCCGCCCGTCCCGTCCTCGACGGCTTCTCCCTGCGCCTGGAGCCCGGCGAGACCGTCGCGGTCGTCGGCGCCTCCGGCAGCGGCAAGTCGACCGTCTCCCTGCTGCTCCCGCGCTTCTACGACGTGACGGGCGGTGCGGTACGGGTCGGCGGCCACGACGTGCGCGAGCTGACCCTGTCCTCGCTGCGCGCCGCGATCGGGCTGGTCCCCGAGGACAGCTTCCTCTTCTCCTACAGCGTCCGCGACAACATCGCCTACGGGCTGCCGGACGCCACCGACGAGCAGATCCGCGCCGCCGCCCGCGCCGCACAGGCGGACGGCTTCATCTCGGACCTGCCCGACGGCTACGACACCAAGGTCGGCGAGCAGGGCCTCACCCTCTCCGGCGGCCAGCGCCAGCGCATCGCGCTCGCCCGCGCCATCCTCACCGACCCGCGCCTGCTGCTCCTCGACGACGCGACGTCGGCGGTCGACGCGCGCGTGGAGCACGAGATCCACGAGGCGCTGCGCGGCGTCATGGCCGGCCGGACGACGCTGCTCATCGCCCACCGGGCGTCGACGCTGGCGCTCGCCGACCGCATCGCCGTCCTCGACGGCGGCCGGCTCGTCGACGTCGGCACGGCGCAGGAGCTCGAAGAGCGCTGTGAGCCCTACCGGCGGCTGCTGACCGACCCGGACACCCTCGGCGGCGTCCAGCAGGACCCGGCGGGCCTCACGGCCGCACCGGGCGTCACCGATACCGCCGAGGCCACGGCCGTCGGGCACGCGCGCGTGGACGGCGTCACCCCCGCCCTGTGGGTGCGCAAGGAGACGGCCGGTACGTCGGCGGCCGACGGCATGGACGGGTCCCTGGCCGGGATGCCCGCCACGCCCGAGCTGCTGGCCAAGGTGGCCGCGCTGCCCCCGGCGTCGGACATCCCCGACATCGACGAGGAGCAGGCGGCACGGCCCGAGAAGGACTACGGCCTGCGGCAGCTGCTGCGCGGCTTCCGGGCGCCCCTGCTGGTGAGCCTGCTGCTGGTGACCGTCGACGCCGTCGCCGGTCTGCTGCTGCCCGTACTGATCCGGCACGGCATCGACCAGGGCGTCCAGCGCGCGGCGCTCGGCGCGGTCTGGGTCGCCTCCGGGCTCGCGCTCGCCGTCGTGGTCGGACAGTGGGCGGCACAGGTCGGCGAGATGCGGATGACGGGACGCACCGGCGAACGCGTGCTGTACGCGCTGCGCGTGAAGATCTTCGCCCAGCTCCAGCGGCTCGGGCTCGACTACTACGAGCGCGAACTGACCGGCAAGATCATGACGCGGATGACGACCGACGTCGACGCGCTGAGCTCGTTCCTCCAGACCGGTCTGATCACCGCCGTCGTCTCCGTCCTCACCTTCTTCGGCATCCTCGTCGCGCTCGTGGTCATCGATGTGCAGCTGGCCCTCGTCGTCTTCGCCACCCTGCCCCTGCTCGTCGTCGGCACCGTCGTCTTCCGGCGCAAGAGCGTCAAGGCGTACGAGCTGGCCCGTGAGCGGGTGGGCGTCGTCAACGCCGACCTCCAGGAGAGCGTCGCGGGGCTGCGCATCGTCCAGGCGTTCCGCCGCGAGGCCGTCGGCGCCCGGCGGTTCGCCGAGCGCAGCGACGGCTACCGGCAGGCGCGCATCCGCGGCCAGTGGCTGATATCCGTCTACTTCCCGTTCGTCCAGCTGCTGTCGTCCGTCGCGGCCGCCGCGGTCCTGATCGTGGGCGCGGGCCGGGTGAGCGAGGGCACGCTGACGGCGGGCGCCCTGGTGGCGTACCTGCTCTACATCGACCTCTTCTTCGCCCCCGTGCAGCAGCTCTCGCAGGTCTTCGACGGCTACCAGCAGGCGACCGTCTCCCTCGGCCGGGTGCAGGAGCTGCTGCGCGAGCCGACGGCGACGCCCGTGCCGGAGCGGCCGCGCGAGGTGCGGGAGCTGACCGGCGAGATCGTCTTCGACGACCTCCACTTCCACTACGGCGACGGCGAGGAGGCCCTCGCCGGCATCGGGCTGACGATCCCGGCCGGGCAGACGGTCGCGTTCGTCGGCGAGACGGGCGCGGGCAAGTCCACGCTGGTGAAGATGGTCGCCCGCTTCTACGACCCGTCCTCCGGCGCCGTCCTCGTCGACGGCCACGATCTGCGGGAGCTGGACCCGACGGGCTACCGGCACCGCCTCGGCGTCGTCCCGCAGGAGCCGTACCTCTTCCCCGGCACCGTGCGCGACGCCATCGCCTACGGCCGTTCCGACGCCTCCGACGCGGAGGTCGAGGCGGCGGCGCGGGCGGTCGGGGCGCACGAGATGATCGCCACCCTGGAGGACGGCTATCTGCACGAGGTCACCGAACGCGGCCGCAACCTCTCGGCCGGCCAGCGGCAGTTGATCGCCCTGGCCCGCGCCGAGCTGGTCGACCCGGACATCCTGCTGCTGGACGAGGCCACCGCCGCCCTGGACCTGGCGACCGAGTCCCTGGTCAACCAGGCCACGGACCGGCTGGCGGGCAAGCGCACGACCCTCGTCGTCGCCCACCGGCTGACCACGGCCGCCCGCGCGGACCGCGTGGTGGTGCTCGACCACGGCCGGGTCGTGGAGGACGGCACACACAGCGAACTGCTCGCGCTGGACGGGCGGTACGCCGAGCTGTGGCGGACCTTCACCGGAGAGGCGGTCCCGGCGTACCGGGCGGGGGTCGTGGGGTGA
- the kdpB gene encoding potassium-transporting ATPase subunit KdpB has translation MLYRAPQRRNPRRHRRVAGGLVDPKQLIASFPDAVRKLHPRVMVKHPVLFVVEAGAVLTTLSAVLDPSVFTWLISVWLWLTVVFANLAEAVAEGRGKAQAETLRRTRSTTVARRLRSWRVGIGRYDWEEQRVPAADLRPYDFVVVEAGETIPGDGEVVDGVAAVDESAITGESAPVIREAGGDRSGVTGGTKVLSDRIVIRITSRPGHTFLDRMIALVEGTTRQKTPNELALNILLSCLTVIFLLAVVSLQPMAGWSGAPQSITVLVALLVTLIPTTIGALLSAIGIAGMDRLVQRNVLALSGRAVEAAGDVNTLLLDKTGTITLGDRQAASFVPVKGVTHELLADAAQLSSLADETPEGRSVVVLAKEKYGLRERPEGDLAHAHWVPFTAQTRMSGVDFAYGEEFCRIRKGAGASVTRWVAQRGGSVPAEAGWITDSIAAGGGTPLLVAVEDADGARVLGAVHLKDVVKPGIAERFAELRAMGIKTVMITGDNPLTAKAIAAEAGVDDFMAEATPEDKLARIKEEQAGGNLVAMTGDGTNDAPALAQADVGAAMNTGTSAAKEAGNMVDLDSSPTKLIEIVEVGKQLLITRGALTTFSICNDVAKYFAIVPAMFGGVAGYEGLEKLNIMGLHSSTSAIASAIVFNALVIVALIPLALRGVRYAPSSAHALLRRNLSLYGLGGLIAPFAGIKLIDLLIQYLPGI, from the coding sequence ATGCTCTACCGTGCCCCGCAACGCCGCAACCCCCGCCGCCACCGCCGGGTCGCCGGCGGCCTCGTCGATCCCAAGCAGCTGATCGCCTCCTTCCCGGACGCGGTCCGCAAGCTGCACCCGAGGGTGATGGTCAAGCACCCGGTGCTGTTCGTCGTCGAGGCCGGGGCCGTGCTCACCACGCTGTCCGCCGTCCTCGACCCGTCCGTCTTCACCTGGCTGATCAGCGTCTGGCTCTGGCTCACCGTGGTCTTCGCCAACCTCGCCGAGGCCGTCGCCGAGGGCCGGGGCAAGGCGCAGGCCGAGACGCTGCGCCGCACCCGCTCCACCACCGTCGCGCGGCGGCTGCGGTCCTGGCGGGTGGGGATCGGGCGCTACGACTGGGAGGAGCAGCGGGTGCCGGCGGCCGATCTGCGGCCGTACGACTTCGTGGTGGTCGAGGCGGGCGAGACCATCCCCGGTGACGGCGAGGTCGTCGACGGGGTCGCGGCGGTGGACGAGTCGGCCATCACGGGCGAGTCCGCGCCGGTCATCCGCGAGGCGGGCGGCGACCGCTCGGGCGTCACGGGCGGCACGAAGGTGCTCTCCGACCGGATCGTCATCCGGATCACCTCCCGCCCCGGCCACACCTTCCTCGACCGCATGATCGCGCTCGTCGAGGGCACCACCCGGCAGAAGACCCCCAACGAGCTGGCGCTCAACATCCTGCTCTCCTGCCTCACCGTCATCTTTCTGCTGGCCGTGGTCTCGCTCCAGCCGATGGCCGGCTGGTCGGGTGCCCCGCAGAGCATCACCGTGCTCGTCGCCCTGCTGGTCACCCTCATCCCGACCACCATCGGCGCGCTGCTGTCCGCCATCGGCATCGCGGGCATGGACCGGCTCGTGCAGCGCAACGTCCTCGCCCTGTCGGGCCGCGCCGTCGAGGCCGCCGGTGACGTCAACACCCTGCTGCTCGACAAGACCGGCACCATCACGCTCGGCGACCGGCAGGCCGCGTCCTTCGTGCCCGTCAAGGGCGTCACGCACGAGCTGCTCGCCGACGCCGCCCAGCTGTCCTCCCTCGCCGACGAGACCCCCGAGGGCCGTTCCGTCGTCGTGCTCGCCAAGGAGAAGTACGGACTGCGGGAACGCCCCGAGGGGGATCTGGCGCACGCGCACTGGGTGCCCTTCACCGCGCAGACCCGGATGAGCGGCGTCGACTTCGCCTACGGGGAGGAGTTCTGCCGCATCCGCAAGGGCGCGGGCGCCTCCGTGACGCGGTGGGTCGCCCAGCGCGGCGGTTCCGTACCCGCCGAGGCGGGCTGGATCACCGACTCCATCGCGGCCGGGGGCGGCACCCCGCTGCTCGTCGCCGTCGAGGACGCGGACGGCGCCCGGGTGCTGGGCGCCGTCCACCTCAAGGACGTCGTCAAGCCCGGCATCGCCGAGCGCTTCGCCGAGCTGCGGGCCATGGGCATCAAGACCGTCATGATCACCGGCGACAACCCGCTCACCGCCAAGGCCATCGCCGCCGAGGCGGGCGTCGACGACTTCATGGCCGAGGCCACCCCCGAGGACAAGCTGGCCCGGATCAAGGAGGAGCAGGCGGGCGGCAACCTCGTCGCGATGACCGGCGACGGCACCAACGACGCCCCGGCACTGGCCCAGGCCGATGTGGGCGCGGCCATGAACACCGGCACCTCGGCCGCCAAGGAGGCCGGGAACATGGTCGACCTGGACTCCAGCCCCACCAAGCTCATCGAGATCGTCGAGGTCGGCAAGCAACTGCTCATCACCCGCGGGGCCCTGACGACCTTCTCCATCTGCAACGACGTCGCCAAGTACTTCGCGATCGTCCCCGCCATGTTCGGCGGCGTGGCCGGCTACGAGGGCCTGGAGAAGCTCAACATCATGGGCCTGCACAGCTCGACCTCGGCCATTGCCTCGGCGATCGTCTTCAACGCGCTCGTCATCGTCGCCCTGATCCCGCTCGCCCTGCGCGGGGTGCGCTACGCCCCCTCCTCCGCCCACGCGCTGCTGCGCCGCAACCTGAGCCTGTACGGGCTGGGCGGGCTGATCGCGCCCTTCGCCGGCATCAAGCTCATCGACCTGCTGATCCAGTACCTGCCCGGCATCTGA
- the speB gene encoding agmatinase: MTPQNSPAPLEPRGPVDSSRIPRYAGPATFARLPRLDEVGTTDIAVVGVPFDTGVSYRPGARFGGNAIREASRLLRPYNPAQDASPFALAQVADAGDIAANPFNIDEAVETIEAAADDLLGTGARMMTLGGDHTIALPLLRSVAKKHGPVALLHFDAHLDTWDTYFGAEYTHGTPFRRAVEEGILDTEALSHVGTRGPLYGKQDLTDDEKMGFGIVTSADVMRRGVDEIADQLRQRVGDRPLYISIDIDVLDPAHAPGTGTPEAGGLTSRELLEIIRGLSSCNLVSADLVEVAPAYDHAEITSVAASHAAYELTTIMSRQIAASRV; this comes from the coding sequence ATGACCCCCCAGAACAGCCCCGCCCCCCTTGAACCGCGTGGCCCCGTCGACTCCTCCCGCATCCCGCGCTACGCCGGTCCCGCCACCTTCGCCCGCCTGCCCCGGCTGGACGAGGTCGGCACCACCGACATCGCCGTCGTCGGCGTGCCGTTCGACACCGGCGTCTCCTACCGGCCCGGCGCGCGCTTCGGCGGCAACGCCATCCGTGAGGCCTCCCGTCTGCTGCGCCCGTACAACCCGGCGCAGGACGCCTCCCCCTTCGCCCTCGCGCAGGTCGCGGACGCCGGTGACATCGCGGCGAACCCGTTCAACATCGACGAGGCCGTGGAGACCATCGAGGCCGCGGCGGACGACCTGCTCGGCACCGGCGCCCGCATGATGACGCTGGGCGGCGACCACACCATCGCGCTGCCGCTGCTGCGCTCGGTCGCCAAGAAGCACGGCCCGGTCGCCCTGCTGCACTTCGACGCGCACCTGGACACCTGGGACACCTACTTCGGCGCCGAGTACACCCACGGCACGCCGTTCCGCCGGGCCGTCGAGGAGGGCATCCTCGACACCGAGGCGCTGTCCCACGTCGGCACGCGCGGCCCGCTGTACGGCAAGCAGGACCTGACCGACGACGAGAAGATGGGCTTCGGCATCGTCACCTCGGCGGACGTCATGCGCCGCGGCGTCGACGAGATCGCCGACCAGCTCCGCCAGCGCGTCGGCGACCGCCCGCTGTACATATCCATCGACATCGACGTCCTGGACCCGGCCCACGCCCCCGGCACCGGCACCCCGGAGGCGGGCGGTCTGACCTCCCGCGAGCTGCTGGAGATCATCCGCGGCCTGTCCTCCTGCAACCTGGTCTCCGCCGACCTGGTCGAGGTCGCCCCGGCGTACGACCACGCCGAGATCACGTCGGTGGCGGCGTCGCACGCGGCGTACGAGCTGACGACGATCATGTCCCGGCAGATCGCGGCATCGCGCGTCTGA